One segment of Salvelinus fontinalis isolate EN_2023a chromosome 42, ASM2944872v1, whole genome shotgun sequence DNA contains the following:
- the LOC129840961 gene encoding clathrin light chain A-like isoform X1, protein MDDFDMLSAPQAAAGNGTDEDPAAAFLAQQESEIAGIENDEGFSILDSGEVPTSLDNNLTGDANDAVDGAVNGDFNEESNGPSDAYSAISSADRLQAEPESLRKWREEQRERLEVLDANSRKQESEWKDKAKVELEEWHTRQDEQLEKTKVNNRVLDEDFYKQPFSDLIGYVTHINHPCYRLDQAAEEAMLSDMDENNPGTEWERVARLCDFNPKSSKQAKDVSRMRSVLISLKQAPLVR, encoded by the exons ATGGACGATTTTGACATGCTCAGCGCACCACAGGCTGCGGCCGGCAATGGGACTGACGAAGACCCCGCTGCCGCATTCTTGGCCCAGCAAGAAAGCGAGATCGCGGGGATTGAGAACGACGAAGGATTCAGCATCCTGGACAGCGGAGAGGTTCCAACGTCGCTAGACAATAATCTGACAGGCGACGCAAACG ATGCAGTGGATGGTGCTGTCAATGGAGACTTTAATGAG GAGAGCAACGGCCCGTCTGATGCATACTCCGCCATCTCCAGTGCCGACCGGCTGCAGGCTGAGCCAGAGAGCCTGCGTAAATGgagggaggagcagagggagaggctgGAGGTCCTAG ACGCTAACTCTCGTAAGCAGGAGTCTGAGTGGAAGGACAAGGCCAAGGTAGAGCTGGAGGAGTGGCACACTAGACAGGACGAGCAGCTGGAGAAGACTAAAGTGAATAACAG GGTTCTGGATGAGGATTTCTACAAACAACCCTTCTCTGACCTGATTGGTTATGT CACACACATTAACCATCCTTGCTACCGCCTAGACCA AGCTGCCGAGGAGGCCATGCTGTCGGACATGGACGAGAACAACCCGGGCACCGAGTGGGAGCGCGTGGCGCGCCTCTGTGACTTCAACCCCAAGTCCAGCAAGCAGGCCAAAGATGTGTCCCGCATGCGCTCTGTCCTCATCTCCCTCAAGCAGGCCCCTCTGGTccgctaa
- the LOC129840961 gene encoding clathrin light chain A-like isoform X3, translating into MDDFDMLSAPQAAAGNGTDEDPAAAFLAQQESEIAGIENDEGFSILDSGEVPTSLDNNLTGDANDAVDGAVNGDFNEESNGPSDAYSAISSADRLQAEPESLRKWREEQRERLEVLDANSRKQESEWKDKAKVELEEWHTRQDEQLEKTKVNNRAAEEAMLSDMDENNPGTEWERVARLCDFNPKSSKQAKDVSRMRSVLISLKQAPLVR; encoded by the exons ATGGACGATTTTGACATGCTCAGCGCACCACAGGCTGCGGCCGGCAATGGGACTGACGAAGACCCCGCTGCCGCATTCTTGGCCCAGCAAGAAAGCGAGATCGCGGGGATTGAGAACGACGAAGGATTCAGCATCCTGGACAGCGGAGAGGTTCCAACGTCGCTAGACAATAATCTGACAGGCGACGCAAACG ATGCAGTGGATGGTGCTGTCAATGGAGACTTTAATGAG GAGAGCAACGGCCCGTCTGATGCATACTCCGCCATCTCCAGTGCCGACCGGCTGCAGGCTGAGCCAGAGAGCCTGCGTAAATGgagggaggagcagagggagaggctgGAGGTCCTAG ACGCTAACTCTCGTAAGCAGGAGTCTGAGTGGAAGGACAAGGCCAAGGTAGAGCTGGAGGAGTGGCACACTAGACAGGACGAGCAGCTGGAGAAGACTAAAGTGAATAACAG AGCTGCCGAGGAGGCCATGCTGTCGGACATGGACGAGAACAACCCGGGCACCGAGTGGGAGCGCGTGGCGCGCCTCTGTGACTTCAACCCCAAGTCCAGCAAGCAGGCCAAAGATGTGTCCCGCATGCGCTCTGTCCTCATCTCCCTCAAGCAGGCCCCTCTGGTccgctaa
- the LOC129840961 gene encoding clathrin light chain A-like isoform X2, with the protein MDDFDMLSAPQAAAGNGTDEDPAAAFLAQQESEIAGIENDEGFSILDSGEVPTSLDNNLTGDANDAVDGAVNGDFNEESNGPSDAYSAISSADRLQAEPESLRKWREEQRERLEVLDANSRKQESEWKDKAKVELEEWHTRQDEQLEKTKVNNRVLDEDFYKQPFSDLIGYVAAEEAMLSDMDENNPGTEWERVARLCDFNPKSSKQAKDVSRMRSVLISLKQAPLVR; encoded by the exons ATGGACGATTTTGACATGCTCAGCGCACCACAGGCTGCGGCCGGCAATGGGACTGACGAAGACCCCGCTGCCGCATTCTTGGCCCAGCAAGAAAGCGAGATCGCGGGGATTGAGAACGACGAAGGATTCAGCATCCTGGACAGCGGAGAGGTTCCAACGTCGCTAGACAATAATCTGACAGGCGACGCAAACG ATGCAGTGGATGGTGCTGTCAATGGAGACTTTAATGAG GAGAGCAACGGCCCGTCTGATGCATACTCCGCCATCTCCAGTGCCGACCGGCTGCAGGCTGAGCCAGAGAGCCTGCGTAAATGgagggaggagcagagggagaggctgGAGGTCCTAG ACGCTAACTCTCGTAAGCAGGAGTCTGAGTGGAAGGACAAGGCCAAGGTAGAGCTGGAGGAGTGGCACACTAGACAGGACGAGCAGCTGGAGAAGACTAAAGTGAATAACAG GGTTCTGGATGAGGATTTCTACAAACAACCCTTCTCTGACCTGATTGGTTATGT AGCTGCCGAGGAGGCCATGCTGTCGGACATGGACGAGAACAACCCGGGCACCGAGTGGGAGCGCGTGGCGCGCCTCTGTGACTTCAACCCCAAGTCCAGCAAGCAGGCCAAAGATGTGTCCCGCATGCGCTCTGTCCTCATCTCCCTCAAGCAGGCCCCTCTGGTccgctaa